One genomic segment of Amycolatopsis sp. Hca4 includes these proteins:
- a CDS encoding crotonase/enoyl-CoA hydratase family protein, translating into MTAPLLPPSLRLELRDDVAVLWLARPEKRNALDDATVLGLESFFGSPPPGIKAVVLDAVGDHFSAGLDLSELTERDAFEGLEHSMMWHRAFERLERGRVPVVAVLKGAVVGGGLELAAAAHIRVAEPSAFYALPEGQRGLFVGGGASVRVPRLIGAHRMADMMLTGRVLDADEGHAAGLSHYRVENGLEHALGLARKIADNSPITNFAVLQALPRIAEANPAEGYLMEALMAAIAGGSAEAKERMQAFLDKRAGKVGR; encoded by the coding sequence ATGACCGCCCCACTCCTGCCCCCGTCGCTGCGCCTGGAGCTGCGGGACGACGTCGCCGTGCTGTGGCTGGCCCGTCCCGAAAAGCGCAACGCCCTCGACGACGCCACCGTGCTCGGCCTCGAGTCGTTCTTCGGCAGCCCGCCGCCGGGGATCAAGGCCGTCGTCCTCGACGCCGTCGGCGACCACTTCTCCGCCGGGCTCGACCTGTCCGAGCTCACCGAGCGGGACGCCTTCGAGGGCCTGGAGCACTCGATGATGTGGCACCGCGCCTTCGAGCGGCTCGAACGCGGCCGCGTCCCGGTGGTCGCGGTGCTCAAGGGCGCGGTCGTCGGCGGCGGCCTGGAACTGGCGGCCGCCGCGCACATCCGCGTGGCCGAGCCGTCGGCGTTCTACGCCCTGCCGGAGGGCCAGCGCGGGCTGTTCGTCGGCGGCGGCGCGTCGGTGCGGGTGCCGCGGCTGATCGGCGCGCACCGGATGGCCGACATGATGCTCACCGGCCGCGTGCTCGACGCCGACGAAGGCCACGCCGCCGGGTTGTCGCACTACCGCGTCGAAAACGGCCTGGAGCACGCGCTCGGCCTGGCCCGCAAGATCGCGGACAACTCGCCGATCACGAACTTCGCCGTCCTGCAGGCCCTGCCCCGCATCGCCGAGGCCAACCCGGCCGAGGGCTACCTGATGGAGGCGCTGATGGCCGCCATCGCCGGCGGCAGCGCCGAGGCGAAGGAACGGATGCAGGCGTTCCTCGACAAGCGCGCGGGGAAGGTGGGCCGGTGA